The following proteins are encoded in a genomic region of Protaetiibacter sp. SSC-01:
- a CDS encoding type IIA DNA topoisomerase subunit B, whose protein sequence is MTDYSARHLSVLEGLEAVRKRPGMYIGSTDSRGLMHCLWEIIDNSVDEALAGHGSQIEVILHPDDSVEVRDHARGIPVDIEPKTGLTGVEVVFTKLHAGGKFGSGSYAASGGLHGVGASVVNALSERLDVEVDRDGKTWAMSFHRGEPGVFADTGEPTPDAPFTPFVSGSELRVVGKVAKGVTGTRIRYWADRQIFTKGAGFQTEELLGRARQTAFLVPGLGIEITDERAEEPTVQSFRFEGGISEFVEHLAPDAALTDVWRIQGTGGYTETVPVLQENGHMVPTELERECQVDVALRWGTGYDTVFKSFVNIIATPKGGTHQAGFEQGLLKFLRAEVEKNARRLKAGSDKLEKDDVLAGLTAVLTVRLPEPQFEGQTKEVLGTPAVRAIVSNAIVKGLQARYASTKRDDKAQSALVLDKVVAEMKSRISARAHKETQRRKNALENSSLPAKLVDCRSNDVADTELFIVEGDSALGTAKLARDSEHQALLPIRGKILNVQKASVADMLGNAECASIIQVIGAGSGRSFDLEAARYGKVIIMSDADVDGAHIRTLLLTLFFRYMRPMIEDGRVFAAVPPLHRVVVVNPGSKPNDIIYTYSEQELQTVLATLKKQGKRYQDPIQRYKGLGEMDADQLAETTMSRAHRTLRRVRIEDADAANRVFELLMGNDVAPRKDFIIAGQGLDRSRVDV, encoded by the coding sequence GTGACCGACTACTCCGCCCGTCATCTCTCCGTCCTCGAGGGTCTCGAGGCGGTGCGCAAGCGCCCCGGGATGTACATCGGCTCGACCGACTCGCGCGGTCTCATGCACTGCCTGTGGGAGATCATCGACAACTCCGTCGACGAGGCCCTCGCGGGCCACGGCTCGCAGATCGAGGTCATCCTGCACCCCGACGACTCGGTCGAGGTGCGCGACCACGCGCGCGGCATCCCCGTCGACATCGAGCCCAAGACGGGGCTCACGGGCGTCGAGGTCGTGTTCACGAAGCTCCACGCGGGCGGCAAGTTCGGCAGCGGCTCGTACGCCGCGTCGGGCGGTCTGCACGGCGTGGGCGCGTCGGTCGTCAATGCCCTCTCGGAGCGGCTCGACGTCGAGGTCGACCGCGACGGCAAGACGTGGGCGATGTCGTTCCACCGCGGCGAGCCCGGCGTCTTCGCCGACACGGGCGAGCCGACGCCCGACGCCCCGTTCACCCCGTTCGTCTCGGGCAGCGAGCTGCGCGTCGTCGGCAAGGTCGCCAAGGGCGTGACCGGCACGCGCATCCGCTACTGGGCCGACCGTCAGATCTTCACGAAGGGCGCCGGGTTCCAGACCGAGGAACTGCTCGGGCGCGCGCGCCAGACGGCGTTCCTCGTGCCCGGCCTCGGCATCGAGATCACGGACGAGCGGGCCGAGGAGCCCACCGTCCAGAGCTTCCGCTTCGAGGGCGGCATCAGCGAGTTCGTTGAGCACCTCGCCCCGGATGCGGCGCTCACCGATGTGTGGCGCATCCAGGGAACGGGCGGCTACACGGAGACCGTCCCCGTGCTGCAGGAGAACGGGCACATGGTGCCCACGGAGCTCGAGCGCGAGTGCCAGGTCGACGTGGCGCTGCGCTGGGGCACGGGCTACGACACCGTCTTCAAGAGCTTCGTCAACATCATCGCGACGCCCAAGGGCGGTACGCACCAGGCGGGCTTCGAGCAGGGGCTCCTCAAGTTCCTGCGCGCCGAGGTCGAGAAGAACGCCCGCCGCCTCAAGGCAGGCAGCGACAAGCTCGAGAAGGACGACGTGCTCGCGGGCCTCACGGCCGTGCTGACGGTGCGCCTCCCCGAGCCACAGTTCGAGGGCCAGACGAAGGAGGTGCTCGGCACCCCTGCTGTGCGCGCGATCGTCTCGAACGCGATCGTCAAGGGCCTCCAGGCGCGCTACGCGAGCACGAAGCGCGACGACAAGGCCCAGTCGGCGCTCGTGCTCGACAAGGTCGTCGCCGAGATGAAGTCGCGCATCTCCGCGCGCGCCCACAAGGAGACGCAGCGCCGCAAGAACGCGCTCGAGAACTCGTCGCTGCCCGCCAAGCTCGTCGACTGCCGTTCCAACGACGTCGCCGACACCGAGCTCTTCATCGTCGAGGGCGACTCCGCCCTCGGCACCGCGAAGCTCGCGCGCGACTCCGAGCACCAGGCGCTCCTGCCCATCCGCGGCAAGATCCTCAACGTGCAGAAGGCGTCCGTCGCCGACATGCTCGGCAACGCCGAGTGCGCCTCGATCATCCAGGTGATCGGCGCGGGCTCGGGCCGCAGCTTCGACCTCGAGGCGGCGCGCTACGGCAAGGTCATCATCATGAGCGACGCCGACGTCGACGGCGCGCACATCCGCACCCTGCTCCTGACGCTCTTCTTCCGCTATATGCGGCCCATGATCGAAGACGGACGGGTCTTCGCGGCTGTGCCTCCGCTGCACCGCGTCGTCGTCGTGAACCCGGGCTCGAAGCCCAACGACATCATCTACACGTACTCCGAGCAGGAGCTTCAGACCGTGCTCGCGACGCTCAAGAAGCAGGGCAAGCGCTACCAGGACCCGATCCAGCGCTACAAGGGCCTCGGGGAGATGGATGCCGACCAGCTCGCCGAGACGACCATGAGCCGCGCGCACCGCACCCTGCGCCGCGTGCGCATCGAGGATGCGGATGCCGCGAACCGCGTGTTCGAGCTGCTCATGGGCAACGACGTCGCGCCGCGCAAGGACTTCATCATCGCGGGGCAGGGGCTCGACCGCTCGCGCGTCGACGTGTGA
- a CDS encoding CAP domain-containing protein has product MGEQQGAVLDAVPEVEAADAEQTARRRGRIGRRGAVVIAVAVTLVAAGGIWGGVAWAEQRAHDEALALATDARADAVEAVVGQRSVLEELGADADAAITLRDAVAAKVLPHTGLLGGAEAVAPVVAAHEDLALALAELFGTEAPGADAELGIRPFPAPAPIDKAAPTEALRELTEGFGADAAAAAESRGELEEESGRIGEVNGALGEALANLAGTIGGVNDALLAARTLASGDSRSAAVAAAEALTAAETPAELPPLFAGYASAAAAVIAAHDAEAARIAAEQAAAEAAKRARGGSPRAGGGGGGAGGGGGSVTSASEQRGVLTETNAHRGANGVGALVWNGTLASRSCSFAAELAARNGDLYHSGWSSGFRAWAENVAYGYGSASGVVNGWMNSSGHRANILNGTYTMMGACSSTSSTGRVYWVQQFGA; this is encoded by the coding sequence ATGGGGGAGCAGCAGGGAGCCGTCCTCGACGCCGTGCCCGAGGTCGAGGCCGCCGACGCCGAGCAGACAGCTCGGCGGCGGGGCCGGATCGGGCGTCGTGGCGCGGTCGTCATCGCCGTCGCCGTGACGCTCGTCGCCGCGGGCGGCATCTGGGGAGGCGTCGCGTGGGCTGAGCAGCGCGCCCATGACGAGGCTCTCGCTCTCGCGACGGATGCGCGTGCCGACGCCGTCGAGGCCGTCGTGGGGCAGCGCAGCGTGCTCGAGGAGCTCGGCGCGGATGCGGACGCTGCGATAACGCTGCGCGACGCCGTCGCAGCGAAGGTGCTCCCTCACACCGGCCTGCTGGGCGGTGCCGAGGCCGTCGCGCCGGTGGTCGCGGCTCACGAGGATCTCGCGCTCGCGCTCGCGGAGCTGTTCGGCACGGAGGCGCCGGGAGCGGATGCCGAGCTCGGCATCCGTCCCTTCCCCGCACCCGCGCCCATCGACAAGGCCGCGCCGACCGAGGCGCTTCGCGAGCTCACCGAGGGGTTCGGCGCGGACGCAGCGGCCGCCGCGGAGTCGCGCGGTGAGCTCGAGGAGGAGTCGGGGCGGATCGGCGAGGTGAACGGTGCCCTCGGCGAGGCGCTCGCGAACCTCGCCGGCACGATCGGAGGCGTCAACGACGCACTCCTCGCCGCCCGCACGCTCGCATCCGGTGACAGCAGAAGCGCGGCCGTCGCGGCCGCCGAGGCGCTGACCGCCGCGGAGACGCCCGCCGAGCTGCCGCCGCTGTTCGCGGGCTACGCGTCCGCGGCGGCGGCCGTGATCGCGGCCCACGACGCCGAGGCCGCGCGGATCGCCGCGGAGCAGGCGGCCGCCGAGGCGGCCAAACGCGCGCGCGGCGGCAGCCCCCGCGCCGGCGGCGGCGGTGGCGGCGCCGGCGGTGGTGGCGGCAGCGTGACCTCCGCGAGCGAGCAGCGCGGAGTGCTCACCGAGACCAACGCGCATCGCGGCGCCAACGGCGTGGGCGCGCTCGTGTGGAACGGCACCCTCGCGAGCCGGTCCTGCTCCTTCGCGGCCGAGCTCGCGGCCCGCAACGGCGACCTCTACCATTCGGGCTGGTCGAGCGGCTTCCGTGCCTGGGCCGAGAACGTCGCCTACGGCTACGGGAGCGCCTCCGGCGTCGTCAACGGGTGGATGAACTCCTCCGGGCACCGGGCGAACATCCTCAACGGCACGTACACGATGATGGGCGCCTGCTCGTCGACGTCGAGCACGGGCCGCGTGTACTGGGTGCAGCAGTTCGGGGCCTGA
- a CDS encoding sugar-transfer associated ATP-grasp domain-containing protein: protein MAEAPGGLGRRLRYLANRAARLNPANVWRIAGAARSLTRKPRLLIVADMLWCSVRYEFGFQDYLDWDVVMLTAAERRTYITHPKSNHLAMTLNHPELRRIFADKLRFNARFSDFIGRDWIDLREADADAVRAFLDDHGRAMLKVPDSLSGKGIEKVEASAVTDVDAFVAEAIAERQFLLEGYIVQHPEMASLCPTSVNSLRVITYFDGETLHVLASVLKMGNGGDIDNFSNGGMYTMLDETGTAHFAAFDESGTSYATHPLTGTSIVGFRVPLYDEVVPMLERAARVVPEVPYVGWDVAITPDGPVIIEGNPNSGVYQAKPSVSGVREGLLPRYRAAIGF from the coding sequence GTGGCTGAAGCCCCCGGCGGCCTCGGCCGCCGACTGCGGTACCTCGCGAACCGCGCAGCACGACTCAACCCCGCGAACGTCTGGCGGATCGCCGGCGCCGCACGCTCCCTCACCCGCAAGCCGCGACTGCTCATCGTCGCCGACATGCTGTGGTGCTCGGTGCGCTACGAGTTCGGCTTCCAGGACTACCTCGACTGGGATGTCGTCATGCTGACCGCCGCCGAGCGGCGCACGTACATCACGCATCCGAAGTCCAACCACCTCGCGATGACGCTCAACCATCCTGAGCTGCGCCGCATCTTCGCCGACAAGCTGCGCTTCAACGCGCGCTTCTCCGACTTCATCGGCCGCGACTGGATCGACCTGCGCGAGGCCGACGCGGATGCCGTGCGCGCCTTCCTCGACGACCACGGCCGCGCGATGCTCAAGGTGCCCGACAGCCTCTCGGGCAAGGGCATCGAGAAGGTCGAGGCCTCGGCGGTGACGGATGTCGACGCGTTCGTGGCCGAGGCGATCGCGGAGCGTCAGTTCCTGCTCGAGGGCTACATCGTGCAGCACCCCGAGATGGCATCGCTGTGCCCGACGAGCGTCAACTCGCTGCGCGTCATCACCTACTTCGACGGTGAGACGCTCCACGTGCTCGCAAGCGTGCTCAAGATGGGCAACGGCGGCGACATCGACAACTTCTCGAACGGCGGCATGTACACGATGCTCGACGAGACGGGCACCGCGCACTTCGCGGCCTTCGACGAGAGCGGCACGAGCTACGCGACGCATCCGCTCACCGGCACGTCGATCGTCGGCTTCCGGGTGCCCCTCTACGACGAGGTCGTGCCGATGCTCGAGCGCGCCGCCCGTGTCGTGCCCGAGGTGCCGTACGTCGGCTGGGACGTCGCCATCACGCCCGACGGACCCGTCATCATCGAGGGCAACCCGAACTCGGGCGTCTACCAGGCGAAGCCCTCGGTCTCGGGGGTCCGCGAGGGGCTTCTCCCCCGCTACCGCGCCGCGATCGGCTTCTGA